Below is a window of Apodemus sylvaticus chromosome 5, mApoSyl1.1, whole genome shotgun sequence DNA.
GGCGCGGGGCTCGAAACGAGCGGAGCCGAGATCCACCTGCTGCGCCCTGCGCTACTGCTCCTAAGTGTCGTGGGCAAGGTAAACTGAGGCTGACAGGAGCTTGCAGGCATCTGTCTGTAGTAGTGTGAATGTTCCTAGGCCAATTTAACCGTCAGATGCCACCGGCCAGTGTGAGGAGAAGTCATTATTCGTGGTATGGCCCTCCTTGGCTGGaggttgaactcagggcctcagacACGGTATGCAAGCACAAACACCACTGAGCCGCATCCTCGCCCGCCCTCCTTTCTTGACACTGAATTGCCTAGTTACAGTGAAACACAGTCTACAGCCTGTTCGGGCCTTGCTCCTGCGATCCTCCTGTTTCAGTAATCTCCCTTGTTTTAACCATGGCCAGATAACTAAATGCCTGCCTGTGGACTGTGCAGCGTTGCTCTAGATGCATTTTACGCAAGCGTTCCTtgagtggaaagagagaaagaccgGGAATGACCCGCTCTGTCCAGAAGGCCTGGTCCTGGCAACTTCGAGAGTAAGACGCGCGCCGGGGTTGCCTAGAGCTTGAGAAGAGCGCTGAGGTGTGGCCTGGGCCTTCTGCAACCCGGCATCCCTGCACACTAGGATTGGACCGAGCGAGGGAGGCAGTGTAACGACTCGAAGTGGCACTGTGACTCAGAGACTTGCAatacaaaagagaaaagggggtgggggactcACAGCAAGGATGTCGTCCCCCCACTTCCCGTCATCATGTGTAGGTGCAGGGTGGGGGGCTCGGTCACGAGTCCGCTGTGCCCCTCGTCCTGACAAGTCAGAGTACGATCGAGTACGGTGGTCACTCTTGGGGCGACTCTAGACTATGTACTGAGGCGACTGTCGCCGAGGCTCTCCCAAGACCGTGGCTTGTGGGAGGACCTGTGAAAAACCTGAACGGTAGATCGGCCACTCCCCTGCCCTAATCTCTGACACCCGAGAGGCGGGGCCCTGTGAAGGGCGCGACCGGGGAGCTGGGAGGACCCGGGCTGGGGCGCAGGCACACCCGCTTCCCTGTTCCGCCCACCAGGACCCCCTCAGTGCTCAGGGAGAGGCTGTGCGGAGGAGGACTCGCAGTCTAAATCTGGGTCCAGTGTGTAGCTCCGGCAGGGGTCAGGACATCCTGGAgaaacccaggctagccttgccCCGTAAATCTTCATCTTCCTCTCCCACCCCGGGCGGGCCTCATTCCCGAAGCCTGCAGGAGTAGGTCCAGATGGCCTCTCGGGCCCTTCCAAACTCCCAGGTTGTCTCCCAGGCTTCCCAACCCCCATCCCGCCGGGGCCTCCCCGAAGGCAAACAGCTCCGAAGCTGGAGATAAGCCTGGAGCTGTTTACAGAGGCTGCCTGCGTCTGCGTGGAAGGGCTGGGAGCGGACTTTGCCTTGCTGCAGGCCCCACAGCAAGTCCGCTCGCCCGGTCTTTGAGGGCTTCcctggtcaggaagcagagcggGTCCCACTGACCGTTAAGGATGCACCTGGGGAGAGATGGTGCCTGCATGGTAGGGCTgccgccagccagccagccagcatctCACACCTGACCGAGGCCCTAGAAGGCTCTGTCTGCCTCAGCCGGGCCATACGACCTTTCCTTTACTTCCTAGGCGCTGTACAGCCTGCTCAGAGCAGGACGTGGAGGACCGGCTGGGCTCCCTCCAGCGGCCTTTTCTCTGACAGAAGGAAAATTTCGGGAACAGAAAAGCTGAGCGACCAAGGGCAGGTGTTGTGACTCTAAGGCCTTGGCTGTCTCCTCAGACATTTGTGGGAGTGACCCTAGCAGAAGCGAGGGAGTTTTGATTCTTATTCATCTGGTTTTATTCTCTCAATAACTCAGGCTAGGTAAGGAGACCTGGATGCTGTCCCCTCCCGGACTCAGAACCCCCACACATCATTTCTCACTAATTATAGAGCAGAATTTAGGTTAACagacttcctttttaaaaagcaaatgccCATGGGAAGGTGAAGTCGTGGGTCACTTATACCTTAGTGCAAATCATTTAGTAAGTTTAAATTGGTTGCTCTCCCCGCCATCACCACAGGGAGTGCTAGTTTGACAGGACAattggaacagggggagggtgtTGGGCAGGCAGAAATTTCAACCAGGATTGCTGACTCTATAGAGCAGTgatcctcaaccttcctagtgctgcaagcctttaatgcagttcctgaTGTGCCACCCCAACCATAATAGTTTcattgctactgttgtgaaccaCAATGTAAatctctgttttctgatggtcagatgacccctgtgaaaggtttGTTTGTCCCTTCCAAGGGACAGATTGAGAACCTCTGTTATAGAGGCTGAGGACAAGATGGAAACTAAAGGCTGTAGTCTGGTAGGGAAGAGGCTACCTGGGCTGATGATGTACGGAGCCGATGTCCACAAGGCTTCCAGACCGAATTTAGACGGGGAAGAGGTCTAAGGCTAGGACACAGCAAGCTCCTACTTGTGGGGACACTCATCTGGAGGGAAAACAAATTATCAGAGGGATCTCCTTTGCCAGCATCAAAGCATCCTGGACACGGGTTTCTTGGCCTTTGCACCAAATGTCCAGGCAGCTATGGTTGGTGGAAGCAGTCTCTCCTTGAGGCAGGGGTGGACCATATCTTCCCGGATGTTGTTTATGAGCCAAAATCGTCACTCACCCACCAACCCAAGAGTGACTGTCCAGCAGGCCTTTTGGAGTTACTTGTTTGTGAGCGCACTGTGTTCTTTGCAGAAGGAGCCACTCTTTAGAGGGAAGCCGGCAGAGAGTTGGCTTCTACGGCGCTTACATCAACAGGATCCATGTTTGACCAGATCTGTTATTGGCAAGGGAGCTACACATTGTTATAAGAAACGTCAGGAGCTGTCCAGGAGGCTGTGCTGAGACAGTGGGCAGGAAAGGTCTTTGTTACCTGCACAGTTAGAATCTGCTATTTGTTCATACAAGACTCACAAAGCCAAGGCAGGGAGAGTGGGGAATGGCTGCTTCATATCAGCTCAGAGACAAGTTGATACTGTTGTCATATATTAACCAGTCAACCAAGTGGTAgtctatacatttttaaagaccTATCTAGGACTACAGCCATGTGCTACCAGGCCCGGTGAACTAACTGGCTTCTGAGGCCTCAGTTGAGCCTTCAGTCCTTTCACTGAAATCACAAACCCcagttgggtgtggtagcacaagcctttaatcccagcactctggaggtagaggcaaataaatctccgaatctctgcgttcaaggccagcctggtctacagatttaattccaggacagccagggctactcctcccccccccccccaacacacacagaacaaaactCTATCTTAGAAATCACAAAACCCCCAAAGGAAGGATGGGGAAGTTCCGTCGCACAGCCCAAGCTGGTCCTCCCACCAGGATGACTGCAGAACTAAATGTACCCCAGTTAAGTTAATTCTTGCCCCACCCTCCCTCAAAATTTTGTTTTAGGCTTTTCAAACCACCCAAGCTTTTCACCATTAAAGGAAGTAAAAGGAGGCCCCTAAGCCCACCTCAGAGATTAAAACCTTCATAATACCCTCTAGATATAAATGTTTCACCTTGTAAAATCTGTCATGTGGTATCCCATTTGACCCCTAGaaccaaaatataaaaactgCTAGATAACGGTTGGGTCACAGTGAGGAAGTCGGACTGATCAAGATCATAAGTGCGAGTCTGGAACCAGGGCATGAGGATGCTAACTTCTGCGAGCCTTCATTTCCTTGTGTAGTAGGACTTATCCTAGCTCATATTCATGCTGTGTGCGGGCATCGAGATCATCAGGATTCTCAAGTTGAATGTGAGAGAAGAGGTCTAGGATGCTTCTGCTaaatacacacactacatatatcACCTTCCTGGAATTTTACTTGAGGATTTGGAAGGAAGGGAGTTTTATAATAAAACTTGGATttattatgcagcaaaatgcaaaCCTTGTATgtatttaaagatttataaaaGGAGTTTTGAAAGATGTCATGTTTTTAGTGGGCTGCTTCTGGCTACACCCCCAGATCCCTGGGGATTGGACATGTGATCacgccctagtgtgccttgtagGGAAAGTGAGAGCAAGGATGACCGTGGGAAGATGAGAAGGGATGCAGCAGGCGGGCAGGAGACCGTGGGGTGGCTCCTCGTGTTAGGGCAGCtgctacccctccctccctcccctcctctctccctcccggAGGAAATGGCACTTGCTTGGATCTGCGCTAGGaagtgaaggaagccaggacttaAAGCAACCACTCACCCCCTTCCCAGCGCTTGTCACCAACCCCACCTCTTCCATAGGCAAGGCTTTGTGCTCAATAGAATCCTGCTGCTTAAGCgacctcctttcttccctttggcGAGCATGCTGGTCCCTGTGTTCTAGGAAGACAAGCATCAATGGGACAAGGCTGCAGACAAGACACATACATGAGCCAGCCCCGCATGTCAGAGCAGACACGGGACTGCTGAGTTTGGGGTAGAAGGTGGAAGTGCCAGGGTTGAGTGAAGGCAGAACAGTGACCATGAAGCAAGAGATAACACCCCACAGGCCTACACTTACCTGGTTCTCTCTGAGACGATGGGTCTTCTACTTCGCATTTCCTCATCTTACCTTAGGTTTCTTGATCCAGATCACAGCCAAGGATGCCTTGGGCTTTTGGCTTTGTTGTCTAGTGTGTGGGGTCCAAGCATCTAGAGGGTCCTAGGGAGCCTCTGGCCATTTTTACAAGCCCTGACAGGCTGGCCTCCCTCCCTTGATCCTGTCTGAAGGGTTGATTGTGGTTGATGTGCCCTCCTAAGtgagagaaccagctcccatgTGAGCAAGTCCAGTATCTAAGTTTGGCCCAATTCTGTCCAGGAGTTGGATAAGGAGATTCAAACTCAATTCATTCGTTACAATAGTGCTGAAAGCGTAATTGTTTCCCCATTTGACAGATGAAGAAAAATGATACACAGAAGCATTTTCTATGTAGATATGCAGATTTTTAGTTCCATCCCTGGCTTACTCAAGATGTCCCCATGATAGATCTCACAATCAGCATCAAGTGATTTCTGTTATTCACTAAGTTCAAAAACCTTGACAGAGCCCACTCAATGGTAGAGCTAGATTTAACCCTTGAGCCTTCTGGTGCTAAATCCCTGGCTTCTTTCAGAGTATCTGAATAGCTAGAATGGCTATTTCTCTGCCTGTCTCAGTACCGGAAACACTGGCTTGCAATACATTTCCTTTGGGTAGGTAGCTGAGTGAGTGGGTAGCCGTGCTTGAATAAAAGACCTTAAACTGCTTGTAGTGGAATGGGCCGAGCTGAATTCCTGCTCTAGGGGGATGACGGACCGAGATGCTGACTTGCAGGCCTGGACTTGTTGCTTTCAGAAAAGCCATTGGCAGAAGATCCGTACCATGGTCAATCTCCCCGTCATGAGTCCTTTCAAAAAGCGCTACTCCTGGGTGCAGTTAGCAGGGCACACAGGTGAGCATCATTGCAGGTGGGGGAGGTTGCTGCCACAGGACATCGTGGGCAGTTCTAACTGGTGCCCCTGTGCAGGGAGTTTCAAAGCTGCGGGCACCAGCGGCCTGATTCTGAAGCGCAGCTCGGAGCCTGAACACTACTGCCTGGTGCGGCTGATGGCCGACGTGCTGCGTGGGTGTGTACCGGCCTTCCATGGCGTAGTGGAGCGGGATGGGGAAAGCTACTTGCAGTTACAGGACCTGCTGGACGGCTTCGATGGGCCTTGTGTGCTTGACTGCAAAATGGGTGTCAGGTTTGTGTCCCTTCGCTTTGTCAGGCAGAATCAGTCGGGGGAACCAAGGACTGGGATAAAAGCTCACATGCCCTGGCCCCTACCTGCACCTCACAGGACTTACCTGGAAGAGGAGCTGACCAAAGCCCGAGAACGGCCCAAGCTGCGGAAGGACATGTATAAGAAGATGCTGGCAGTGGACCCCGAGGCACCTACGGAGGAGGAGCATGCGCAGCGCGCCGTCACCAAACCACGATACATGCAATGGCGCGAAGGCATCAGCTCCAGCACTACACTTGGCTTCCGCATCGAGGGCATCAAGGTGGGTCAGGCCCCCCTCGCTTTGCACGGTCTTTCTTCTGCCCCACCTTCAGTGCTCCTGATCTGCCTCAACCATCATCATCTCCCTCTGGTAGCCATCTCTTAATCCCCAGAGGTTAAGGCCCCCAGGAGGCACCACTGCCCTTTGCATGATCCTCTCTCCCCTCAGATGGGTCCTGCTCTCTGACACTCCTTGCCCACCTCCTTCAGAAAGCCGATGGATCTTGCAGCACTGATTTCAAAACTACGCGAAGCCGAGAGCAAGTGACTCGAGTCTTTGAGGAGTTCATGCAAGGAGACGCTGAAGTGCTGGTGAGAGGAGGCTCCCAGAGCCCTGAGGTTTGGGCTCTTGTTTACAAGGGCGCCTCTTGGCTAGTGTCCTCACCTGTGCTACCCCCAGCAGTAGCTTCCCTTGTAGTATTGTAACTGTTTTCCCTCCTTTCCTATGTGAGCCACGTGGTGGGTGTGGCTTCCCTACTACAGTATTTGCTAGGCAAGTTGAAATCAATGCGTGGTGCTTCTCAGAGTCAGTAGAGCTGCCCTTGGTGTGAAATTAACCTGTCCACTCTGACTCTTCCAGAGGAGGTATCTGAACCGTCTACAGCAGATCCGGGATACCCTGgagatctctgatttctttaGAAGACACGAGGTAAGAGGTGGGTGGGCTTAGGGTCCGAGTTTGTGCTTTATGAGACTGAGAATGGGAGGGGGGGGTGTTTCTGGGAAAGGCGGGTGGCCTGACTGCCGTGGGGGTCGGCAGGTGATTGGCAGCTCACTCCTCTTCGTGCATGATCATTGCCATCGGGCTGGTGTGTGGCTCATCGACTTTGGCAAGACCACACCTCTCCCTGATGGCCAGATCCTGGATCATCGGAGGCCCTGGGAGGAGGGCAACCGTGAGGATGGCTACTTGCTGGGGCTGGACAATCTCATTGGCATCTTGGCCAGCCTGGCTGAGAGATGAGGCTGGGCTCTTTTCCCTCAACGTGGGCCGGCTGGTCAGACAGATGTGGACCTGTGGCTGCACCCCCACCATGCATGTCGGCAAGAGACTGGAACCCCGCTGGGCGGGCAGTTCACATGGTCCTGCAGGACCAGGTGCCATCCACTAAGGGGTGCAGTATATCAGGAGCTGGCTTCCACACAAGCCTGTTCCCAGAGCTGAATGACACTAATTCATAGGAGGGGAAGGAAACAGAGGGCTTCTCCCCAGCCCAGCAGCCCTTCTCAAGTGGCTTTGCCCCTCTCCAG
It encodes the following:
- the Itpka gene encoding inositol-trisphosphate 3-kinase A: MTLPGRPTGMARPRGAGPCSPGLERAPRRSVGELRLLFEARCAAVAAAAAAGEPRARGAKRRGGQVPNGLPRAAPAPVIPQLTVTSEEDVAPASPGPPDREGNWLPAAGSHLQQPRRLSTSSLSSTGSSSLLEDSEDDLLSDSESRSRGNVQLETSEDVVQKSHWQKIRTMVNLPVMSPFKKRYSWVQLAGHTGSFKAAGTSGLILKRSSEPEHYCLVRLMADVLRGCVPAFHGVVERDGESYLQLQDLLDGFDGPCVLDCKMGVRTYLEEELTKARERPKLRKDMYKKMLAVDPEAPTEEEHAQRAVTKPRYMQWREGISSSTTLGFRIEGIKKADGSCSTDFKTTRSREQVTRVFEEFMQGDAEVLRRYLNRLQQIRDTLEISDFFRRHEVIGSSLLFVHDHCHRAGVWLIDFGKTTPLPDGQILDHRRPWEEGNREDGYLLGLDNLIGILASLAER